A genomic region of Acetonema longum DSM 6540 contains the following coding sequences:
- a CDS encoding ABC transporter ATP-binding protein, with protein MLRVDGISKTFFAGTVNEKLALNNVSLEMRPGDFITVIGGNGAGKSTLMNSIAGVFKIDRGKIYIDDVDVTDMPEHERAAYIGRVFQDPMLGTASGMMVEENLAMAARRGQKLQLRWGFRDDEFAEFKEKLAKLDLGLEDRLKSRMGTLSGGQRQAITLLMATLRKPKLLLLDEHTAALDPKTAEKVLALTRRVVEENGLTTLMITHNMRDALRFGNRLLMLNDGEILLDIQGGEKAKTTIHDLLDAFEHSGKEVSDRMALG; from the coding sequence ATGCTGCGAGTCGACGGCATCAGCAAAACATTCTTCGCCGGCACTGTAAATGAGAAACTGGCGTTGAACAATGTAAGCCTGGAAATGAGGCCGGGAGATTTTATCACGGTCATTGGCGGCAACGGAGCAGGCAAGAGCACTCTCATGAATTCCATTGCCGGTGTGTTTAAAATAGACAGAGGCAAGATTTACATTGATGATGTAGATGTAACCGATATGCCTGAGCATGAACGGGCTGCCTATATCGGCAGGGTCTTTCAGGACCCTATGCTGGGGACGGCGTCCGGCATGATGGTGGAAGAAAATTTGGCGATGGCCGCCCGACGGGGCCAAAAGCTGCAACTGCGCTGGGGCTTTCGGGATGATGAATTTGCAGAGTTCAAAGAAAAACTGGCCAAATTGGATCTTGGCCTGGAAGACCGGCTGAAAAGCAGGATGGGAACCTTGTCCGGCGGACAGAGACAGGCGATTACTCTGCTGATGGCAACCCTGCGGAAGCCTAAGCTGCTGTTGTTAGACGAGCATACTGCGGCCTTGGACCCTAAAACAGCGGAAAAGGTATTGGCACTAACCCGGCGCGTCGTAGAGGAAAACGGCCTGACAACCCTGATGATTACCCACAATATGCGGGATGCGCTGCGGTTTGGCAACCGTTTGCTAATGCTGAATGACGGGGAGATTTTGCTGGACATTCAAGGCGGGGAAAAAGCCAAGACGACAATTCATGACCTGCTGGACGCTTTCGAGCACTCCGGCAAAGAGGTCAGTGACCGTATG
- a CDS encoding ABC transporter permease: MDDLIISTVSQGLLWSIMAMGVFLTFRILNIADLSVEGSFPLGGAVAAVLLAGDHNPVVAILAAGIAGMLAGAVTGLLHTKLKIPALMAGILTMIALYSVNLRIMGKANLSLLNIDTVYTGLAFLHLSSNLTTFLVGLIIALFIPLLLYWFFGTEIGMALRATGNNLQMIRALGVNTDHMLLLGLMISNGLVAAAGAFIAQDNGFADVGMGVGTIVIGLASVIIGEVLFGAKDFKNSLISVVLGSVAYRIVIATVLYLGMPPNDLKLFTAVLVGMALSLPLFKAKWDSRKAGAKCCESTASAKHSSPAL, encoded by the coding sequence ATGGACGATTTAATCATTTCTACTGTATCTCAGGGCCTGCTTTGGTCGATAATGGCTATGGGTGTATTCTTGACGTTCCGTATATTAAACATTGCCGATTTAAGCGTGGAAGGCAGTTTCCCGCTGGGAGGCGCTGTAGCAGCGGTGCTGTTGGCAGGAGATCATAACCCCGTCGTCGCTATTTTGGCGGCGGGCATAGCCGGGATGCTGGCCGGCGCCGTCACAGGGCTGCTCCATACCAAGCTGAAAATACCCGCGCTGATGGCCGGCATTTTGACGATGATTGCGTTATACTCAGTAAACTTACGCATTATGGGAAAAGCCAACTTGTCCCTGCTCAATATTGATACGGTTTATACAGGACTGGCATTCCTGCATTTATCATCTAATCTGACTACCTTTCTGGTTGGATTGATTATCGCCCTGTTTATCCCCCTCTTGCTGTACTGGTTTTTTGGCACGGAAATCGGCATGGCCTTGCGGGCTACCGGCAATAATCTGCAGATGATACGGGCCTTGGGGGTTAATACGGATCACATGCTGTTATTGGGACTGATGATCAGCAATGGGCTGGTAGCGGCGGCGGGAGCGTTTATCGCTCAGGATAACGGCTTTGCCGATGTGGGGATGGGCGTAGGCACGATTGTCATTGGCTTGGCCTCAGTGATCATTGGGGAAGTGCTGTTTGGCGCGAAAGACTTTAAAAATTCCCTGATTTCGGTTGTACTCGGTTCGGTTGCCTACCGTATCGTCATTGCGACTGTGCTGTATCTGGGCATGCCGCCCAACGATCTGAAACTGTTTACCGCGGTTTTGGTTGGAATGGCTTTATCCTTGCCCTTATTTAAAGCAAAATGGGATAGCAGAAAGGCGGGAGCGAAATGCTGCGAGTCGACGGCATCAGCAAAACATTCTTCGCCGGCACTGTAA